The Gemmatimonadota bacterium DH-78 region CGCCGCTGACCATGTCGTCCGTCGCGGAAGAGCGGGGCGCAGCCCCACGGCGCACCCGGGCCCCGCTCCGGTCTCACTTCACCTTCTCGTCTCGCTCGGAGTCGATCGAGGTCGACGACGCGCCCGTGGTCGACGTTCCCGACGAAACGGTGCCGCTGGTGGGGGCGATCGCCTTCGAGGCCGACCAGCCCGACGCCCTCCTCGCACCCGAGGCACTCCGGGTGGCGCTCCCGACCGGCCGCGTCACGGCGCGCGCCGCAGCCGACCTGCGCGCGCGGATCGTGGCCGAGCCCGGCGCCGCGGAATACGAGAGGAAGGTGGCCGCGGTCGTCGCTCGCATCGCCGAGGCGATCCGCTCCGGCGACGATCTGCGCAAGGTCGTGCTCGCCCGACGACTCCGGGTGGAGTGCGAAGCCCCGATCGACGTCGACCTGCTCCTCGCCCGCCTGCGACGCGACCCCGAGGTCACCACCTTCCGGATCGGCCATCGCTCCCGCGCCGGCGAGCCCACCGAGTGGATCGGCGCCACTCCCGAAACCCTGCTCGACAAGCGCGGAGACCGGGTGCACTCCCTGCCGCTCGCCGGCTCGGCGCCGCGTTCCTCCGAATGGTCGGTCGACCAGGCGGCCGCCCAGGGGCTGCTCGCCTCGGCGAAGGACCGCACCGAGCACCGCCTGGTGGTCGAACACGTGCTCGATACCCTGGCGCCCTGGTGCAGCGCGCTGAACGCCTCGAGCACCCCGATCCTGACCGGCACGAGCACGGTGTGGCATCTCGGCACCCGCATCGACGGGCGGCTCCGCGACCGCGACACGCCCTCGCTCACGCTCGCGCGCGCGCTGCACCCCACCCCCGCCGTGTGCGGAGTCCCCACGGCGAAGGCCCGCGCCCTGATCGCCGACACCGAGGGTACGCCCCGCGGGCTGTACGCGGGGGCGGTGGGATGGAGCGACGGGACCGGCGACGGCTGCTGGATGGTCACCCTGCGCTGCGCCGAGGTTCGAGGCGCCACCGCCATCCTCCATGCCGGGGCCGGTCTGGTGGCGTCGTCGGTGCCCCGCTCCGAACGCGAGGAGACGTCGGCCAAGTTCCGCGCGCTGCTCGACGCCTTCGGGGTGGACGAGGCATGAGGCGCACCGGGGCTCCGCGGCAGATCTGGCCCGACGAATTCGCCCGGCGCTACCTCGATGCCGGTCACTGGACCGACGAGACGCTGCCCGGCTTCTTCCGCGCCCGCGCCGAAGCACACCCCGATCGCATCGCGGTGGCCACCGCCGAGGGGCGCCACAGCTACGCCGAGATCGACGCGCGCTCCGACGCCGTCGCCGCCGGACTCCGCGCCGCCGGGCTCGAGCCGGGCGACCGGATCGTGCTCCAGCTGCCCAACATCGCGGAGTTCTTCACCGCCATGTTCGGGGCCATGCGCGCGGGGCTGATCCCGGTGTACGCCCTGCCCGCGCACCGCCGCAGCGAGATCGTGCACTTCGTGCAGGGCTCCGACGCCCGCGCCTTCATCACCTGCGACCGCGCGGTGGGCTACGACCACCGGGTGCTCGCGCGCGAAGTGCGGGCCGAGGTGGGCGACCTGCCGGTCTTCGTGGTGGGTGAGGCCGAGGAGTTCGGCTCGTTCGCGGCCCTCGAGGCCGGCGAGCCCGAGCGATTCGACGACCCCGACCCGGCGTCGGTGGCCTTCCTGCAGCTGAGCGGGGGAAGCACGGGGTTGTCGAAGCTGATCCCGCGCACCCACCGCGACTACGTGTACACCCTGCGCGAGAGTGCCCGCATCTGCGAGCTCTCGGCCGACAGCGTGTACCTGGGCACCCTGCCCATCGCCCACAACTTCCCGATGAGCTCGCCCGGCACCCTCGGCACCTTCTACGCCGGGGGCACGGTGTCGCTGGCCCTCTCGCCGAGCCCCGACGCCGCCTTCGCCGCCATCGAGCGCGACCGGGTCACGATCACCGGCGTGGTGCCGCCCATCGCGATCCTCTGGTCGCGGGCGGCCCCCACCACCCGCTTCGACCTCTCCTCGCTCGAGGTGCTGCAGGTGGGCGGAGCCCGCTTCGCGCCCGAGGCGGCCCGGCAGGTCGAACCGGCCCTCGGCGTGACGCTCCAGCAGGTGTACGGCATGGCCGAAGGGCTGGTGAACTACACCCGCCTCGACGACCCCGAAGAGGTGCGGGTGAACACCCAGGGCCGGCCGATCAGCGCCGACGACGAGCTGCGCATCGTCGACCTGCACGGCGAGCCGGTGGCCGACGGCGAGGCCGGTGAGCTGCTCACCCGGGGCCCCTACACCATCCGCCGGTATCACGCCGACGCCGACACGAACGCCCGCGCCTTCACGGCCGAGGGCTTCTATCGCACCGGCGACCTCGTGTCGCGCACCCCCGAGGGCAATCTCGTGGTGCGCGGCCGGGTATCGGACGTGATCAACCGCGGCGGGGAGAAGATTCCGGTGGAAGAGGTGGAGAACCACCTGATCGGCCACGCGCAGGTGGTCGACGCCGTGCTGGTGCCGATTCCCGACCCGCTCCTGGGTGAGCGCAGCTGCGCGGTGGTGATCGCCGACGACCCGGCTCCCGCCGCTCGCGAGTTGCGTGCCTGGATCCGCGAGCGGGGCGTGGCCGGGTTCAAGGTGCCCGACCAGTTCGTCTTCGTCGACGCCTTCCCCTCGACCGGCGTGGGCAAGATCGACCGGCGCGACCTCCGCGCGGCCCTGAAGCGGACGCTTCACGACCCGGAGTCCTCCGATGAATGACGCCGCCTTCGACCCCGCCGCCCTGCCGAGCGCCTCGCCCTACGCGCTGCCGACCGAAGCGACCCCGGCGCGGGTGACGTGGACCCTCGACGCGTCGCGCGCGGCGCTGCTGATCCACGACATGCAGGCCTACTTCCTGCGCGTGTTTCCCGGGCGCTCCGGGCCGGTGCCCGAACTCGTGGCCAACATCCGGCGGCTGCGCGATCGGTGCGACGAGCGGGGCATCCCGGTCTTCTACACGGCCCAGCGGCCCCACGCTCACGCGCCGGACCGGGGACTCCAGGCCGACTTCTGGGGCCCGGGCATGAGCGACCGGGACGAGGACCGCGCCATCGTCACCGAACTCGCGCCCCGCCCCGGACACGAGGTGCTTCGAAAGTGGCGGTACAGCGCCTTTCAACGCGCCCCGTTGCAGGAGATGCTCGCCACCCGCGGGCGCGACCAGTTGATCGTGACCGGCGTCTACGCCAACATCGGCTGTCTCCTGACCGCCGCCGACGCCTTCATGCGCGACATCCAGCCGTTCATGCCGGTCGACGCCGTGGCCGATTTCACCCTCGACCGCCACCTCGCCGCCACCCGCTGGGTCGGCGATCACCTGGGGCGCACCCCCACGGTCGAGCAGGCACTCGAAGAGCTCTGACACGATGGCCCTCACCCGCGACGCGCTGCGCACCGACATCGCCGAGATCCTCGACTGTGATCCCGAGGAGATCCAGGACGGCGTGAACCTGCTCGACCTCGGACTCGACTCGCTGCGCATCATGCAGCTCACCGAGAAGTGGAGCTACAGCGCCGACGTGCCCGTCGACTTCGCCTCGCTCGCCGAGCACCCCGAGCTCGCGGCATGGGTGCGACTGGTGTCGGACCCCACCGGGTGATCGAGGCGCGCCTCACCGAGGCGCAGGAGGGTCTCTGGCTCGCCCGCCGCCTCGACCCCGACAACCCCTGCCAGAACACCGGCAAGCTGCTCCGCTTCACCGGCCCCCTCGACGCCGACCGGATCGCGGAGACGGTCGACGCCGTGCTCGCCGAGGCCGACGGGCTGAATGTGCGGGTCGATCCGGAGTCGAGCCCCGCCCGCATGACCTCGGAGGGGCTCGAGCCGCTGCGCACCCGACGAGTCGAACTGCGCGGCGAATCCGATCCTCTCCGCATCGCGCGCGCCGCCGTGCACGCCGACATGGGCACGCCTCGCGATCCCGCCGGCGACCCGATGGTCACCTCGGTGCTCTACACCCTGGGCGACGACGACCACCTCTGGTACCTGTCGATCCAGCACCTGGTGATCGACGGCTACGGCACCACGCTCCTGCTCACCCGGGTGCTCGACCTGCTCGCCGCAGCCGTGGCCGACCGTCCGCCGCGCACCCGCCCCTTCGCGCCGTTCGCGGGCGTTCTCGCCGAGGACGCCGAGTACCGCGACTCCGCGCGGCGCGCCGACGACCGCGCCTGGTGGCACGACACCCTCGCCCGCCTCGGCGAGGTGGAGAGCTTCGAGCGGGGCGAGCCGCTGGCCGCCCCCTTCCACCACCGTGCGCGGCGGAGCTTTCCGGAGTCGCTGCGCCTCGCCCTCGACACCCTCGCGCGGAGTGTGGGCTGCAGCTGGCCCGACGCCCTCGCCGCCGGCATCGGCGTGTACGTCGGGCGTCACATCGCCACCCCGCCGGTGCTGGGCGTGCCGCTCATGAACCGGCTCGGCTCGGCCACGGCGCGGGTGCCCTGTACCACGATGAACGTGGTGCCGGTGGCCGTCGCCTCGACCGAGACCGACACCCCGGCCGAGGTGGTGGCGCGGGTGGGCGAAGCCATGCGGGGGGCGCGGGCGCACGGGCGCTTCCGCACCGAGGTGCTGCGGCGCGATCTGGGCCGGGTGGGGGCGGGTCGCCGGCTCTTCGGCCCGCTCGTGAACGTGCTGCCCTTCCAGCGGCTGCCGGTGATCGAGGGGGTCGAGACCACCTTCGAGGTGCTGGGGGCGGGGCCGGTGGACGACATCACCTTCACGGTGCGCGGCGGGCGCGCCGCCGAGGGCCTGGCCCTCGAGGTCGACGCCAACCCGCGTCTGCACGACCTCACGGGCACGGAGACGCACGCCGACCGTCTGCTCGATTTCCTGCACCGCTTCGCCGCCCTCGACGGCCCGCTCGCCGAGCTCCAGACGCTGGGCGAGGCGGAGTTCACGCGCTGGGTGCATGGGGTGAACGACACCGCGCACCCGGTCCCCGACACCACGCTGGTCGAGCTCTTCCGCCGGCGGGCCGAGGCGACGCCGGCGCACCCCGCCCTGATCGGTGAGCACCGGCTCGACTACGGCCGCACCCTCGCCGAGGTGGTCAGATTCGCCGGGCGGCTCCGCGCCGCGGGCGTGGGGCGCGGAGCGGTGGTGGCGGTGCACGCCGAGCGTTCGGTGGAGCGGGTGATCGCCTACCTCGCGGTGATGTGGCTCGGCGCGGCCTACCTCCCGATCGACCCCGAACACCCGGTCGAGCGCAGCCGACGCATCGTCGACAGCGCGGCGCCGGTGGGGGTGGTCACCCGCGACCCGGACGCCGCGGGGGCGCTCGGCGTGCCGTCGCTGGGCTGGCCGTTGCCGGGCCGGCCCACGGTCGACGAGCCCGACGCGGAGCGCCCGAGCGCCCGGCTCGATGCCGGCAGAGCGCGACCCGAAGCCGACGACACCCGACCCGACGCCCGACCCGACGCCCGACCCGACGATCCGGCCTACGTGCTCTACACCTCCGGCTCCACCGGGGCCCCGAAGGGGGTGGTGATCGAGCACCGCGCGATCGTGAACCGGCTCGAGTGGATGCGCGAGACCTTCGACATCGGCGCCGACGACCGCATCCTGCAGAAGACGCCGGCCACCTTCGACGTGTCGGTGTGGGAGCTGTTCCTTCCCTTTCTCGCGGGGGCGACGCTGGTGGTGGCCCCGCCCGGAGTCCATCGCGACCCCGCACGCCTCGCCCGGATCGTGCGCGACGAGTCGATCTCGGCTCTGCACTTCGTGCCGGCCATGCTCGGTCCCTTTCTCGACGACCCGGAGAGCGAGGGGCTTCGGATCGCCCGTGTGTTCACCAGTGGCGAACGGCTCGAGGCCCCGCTGCGCGACCGCTTCCACCGGCGGATCGAGGGCCGGCTGCACAACCTGTACGGCCCCACCGAGGCCGCGGTCGACGTCACCCACTGGCCCGCCCCCGCCGACGACCGCTCCGACCCGGTGCCGATCGGGCGGCCGGTCTGGAACACCCGCACCTACGTGCTCGATGCGGAGGGGCGACCGACCCCGCCCGGGGTGACCGGCGAACTGTACCTGGCCGGGCGTCAACTCGCGCGTGAGTACCTCGGACGCCCCGACCTCACCGCCGAGCGGTTCGTGCCCGACCCCTTCCATCCGGGCGAGCGCATGTACCGCACGGGCGACCGCGCGCGCTGGCGTCGCGACGGGGTGCTGCTCTTCGACGGACGGCTCGATCGGCAGGTGAAGGTGCGGGGGCAGCGGATCGAGCTCGGCGAGGTGGAGGCGGGGCTGATGGCGCTCGACGGGGTGGCTGACGCCGTCGTGGCCCTGCCCCGCGACGCGGGTCCGGGCGCGGGCCTGGTGGCCTGGGTCACCGCCGAGGGCCGTCGCGCACTCGACCCCGACTCCCTCCGCGACGACCTGGCCCGACGGCTGCCCGAGGCGATGGTGCCCGCGGCGATCCTGGTGCTCGACGCATTCCCGCTCACCGCGAGCGGCAAGACCGATCACCGCGCCCTGCCCGACCCGCCGGCGCCGACCCCGAGCGACGGCGGTGCGCCGCGCACCGACACCGAGCGCCGGGTGGCCGAGCTCTTCGCGCGCGCCCTCGGACTGGCGGGCACACCGGGGCCCGCCGACGACTTCTTTCGGCTGGGCGGTCACTCGCTGGCCGCGATCGAGGTGCTCGCGGGGCTGCGCGAGGCGACCGGGGTGACCCTGGGTCCGGGCGCCCTGTTCGCCACCCCCACGGTCGGGGCGCTCGCGGGCGCCATCGACGCCGCGGCGCGCTCCGCGGCCGGCGCGGGCGAACGCGCTCCCCCCTCCGAGGAATCGATCGGGCTCGCGCCGCTGCTCCCCCTGGCCGACGGGCCGGAGGGCACGGCGCCCGGTTCGTCCGCCGGCACCCTCTACTGCATCCACCCCGCCGGCGGCATCGCCTGGTGCTACGCGGCGCTCGCCCGCGAGCTCGGCGGGGCGGTGCGGATGGTCGGGGTGCAGTCCCCCTGGCTCGCCCCTTCCGCGGCCGCCCCGCCCGAGCCCACCGCGCTCGACGACCTCGCGCGCCGCTACCTCGACACGGTGTTCGCGGCGCACCCGGGTGGGCCGATCCATCTGCTCGGATGGTCGGTGGGAGGCATCATCGCACACGCGATGGCGCATCACATGGCGCAGCGGGGACTCCGCGTCGGTTGCCTGGCGCTGCTCGACGCCTATCCTGCCGACTACTGGCACGACCAACCCGACCCCGACGCCGACGCGCCGCTGCGCGCGCTGCTCCTGATCGCCGGCGAAGACCCCGATCGCTTCGGAGGCGCGGCCCTCGACCGCGCTGCGGTGCGCGGGGTACTCCGCGAGCGACGCCACCTGCTCGGCAGTCTGTCCGACGAAGCTCTCGACGGGGTGGTGAGGGTCGTGGGCCTGAACAACCGTCTCGTGCGCACGCACCGACACCCTCGGCTGGAGGCCGACGTGATCCACTTCCGTGCGGCACTCGACCACGCCGGCACCGACATCGATCCCCGATCCTGGTCACCGTACGTGGCGGCCATGGAGTCGCATCCGATTCCGGCGATCCATCCGCACATGACGGGGCCC contains the following coding sequences:
- a CDS encoding isochorismate synthase, which translates into the protein MSSVAEERGAAPRRTRAPLRSHFTFSSRSESIEVDDAPVVDVPDETVPLVGAIAFEADQPDALLAPEALRVALPTGRVTARAAADLRARIVAEPGAAEYERKVAAVVARIAEAIRSGDDLRKVVLARRLRVECEAPIDVDLLLARLRRDPEVTTFRIGHRSRAGEPTEWIGATPETLLDKRGDRVHSLPLAGSAPRSSEWSVDQAAAQGLLASAKDRTEHRLVVEHVLDTLAPWCSALNASSTPILTGTSTVWHLGTRIDGRLRDRDTPSLTLARALHPTPAVCGVPTAKARALIADTEGTPRGLYAGAVGWSDGTGDGCWMVTLRCAEVRGATAILHAGAGLVASSVPRSEREETSAKFRALLDAFGVDEA
- a CDS encoding AMP-binding protein; this translates as MRRTGAPRQIWPDEFARRYLDAGHWTDETLPGFFRARAEAHPDRIAVATAEGRHSYAEIDARSDAVAAGLRAAGLEPGDRIVLQLPNIAEFFTAMFGAMRAGLIPVYALPAHRRSEIVHFVQGSDARAFITCDRAVGYDHRVLAREVRAEVGDLPVFVVGEAEEFGSFAALEAGEPERFDDPDPASVAFLQLSGGSTGLSKLIPRTHRDYVYTLRESARICELSADSVYLGTLPIAHNFPMSSPGTLGTFYAGGTVSLALSPSPDAAFAAIERDRVTITGVVPPIAILWSRAAPTTRFDLSSLEVLQVGGARFAPEAARQVEPALGVTLQQVYGMAEGLVNYTRLDDPEEVRVNTQGRPISADDELRIVDLHGEPVADGEAGELLTRGPYTIRRYHADADTNARAFTAEGFYRTGDLVSRTPEGNLVVRGRVSDVINRGGEKIPVEEVENHLIGHAQVVDAVLVPIPDPLLGERSCAVVIADDPAPAARELRAWIRERGVAGFKVPDQFVFVDAFPSTGVGKIDRRDLRAALKRTLHDPESSDE
- a CDS encoding isochorismatase family protein — its product is MNDAAFDPAALPSASPYALPTEATPARVTWTLDASRAALLIHDMQAYFLRVFPGRSGPVPELVANIRRLRDRCDERGIPVFYTAQRPHAHAPDRGLQADFWGPGMSDRDEDRAIVTELAPRPGHEVLRKWRYSAFQRAPLQEMLATRGRDQLIVTGVYANIGCLLTAADAFMRDIQPFMPVDAVADFTLDRHLAATRWVGDHLGRTPTVEQALEEL
- a CDS encoding phosphopantetheine-binding protein, encoding MALTRDALRTDIAEILDCDPEEIQDGVNLLDLGLDSLRIMQLTEKWSYSADVPVDFASLAEHPELAAWVRLVSDPTG
- a CDS encoding amino acid adenylation domain-containing protein, translated to MGATGVGPHRVIEARLTEAQEGLWLARRLDPDNPCQNTGKLLRFTGPLDADRIAETVDAVLAEADGLNVRVDPESSPARMTSEGLEPLRTRRVELRGESDPLRIARAAVHADMGTPRDPAGDPMVTSVLYTLGDDDHLWYLSIQHLVIDGYGTTLLLTRVLDLLAAAVADRPPRTRPFAPFAGVLAEDAEYRDSARRADDRAWWHDTLARLGEVESFERGEPLAAPFHHRARRSFPESLRLALDTLARSVGCSWPDALAAGIGVYVGRHIATPPVLGVPLMNRLGSATARVPCTTMNVVPVAVASTETDTPAEVVARVGEAMRGARAHGRFRTEVLRRDLGRVGAGRRLFGPLVNVLPFQRLPVIEGVETTFEVLGAGPVDDITFTVRGGRAAEGLALEVDANPRLHDLTGTETHADRLLDFLHRFAALDGPLAELQTLGEAEFTRWVHGVNDTAHPVPDTTLVELFRRRAEATPAHPALIGEHRLDYGRTLAEVVRFAGRLRAAGVGRGAVVAVHAERSVERVIAYLAVMWLGAAYLPIDPEHPVERSRRIVDSAAPVGVVTRDPDAAGALGVPSLGWPLPGRPTVDEPDAERPSARLDAGRARPEADDTRPDARPDARPDDPAYVLYTSGSTGAPKGVVIEHRAIVNRLEWMRETFDIGADDRILQKTPATFDVSVWELFLPFLAGATLVVAPPGVHRDPARLARIVRDESISALHFVPAMLGPFLDDPESEGLRIARVFTSGERLEAPLRDRFHRRIEGRLHNLYGPTEAAVDVTHWPAPADDRSDPVPIGRPVWNTRTYVLDAEGRPTPPGVTGELYLAGRQLAREYLGRPDLTAERFVPDPFHPGERMYRTGDRARWRRDGVLLFDGRLDRQVKVRGQRIELGEVEAGLMALDGVADAVVALPRDAGPGAGLVAWVTAEGRRALDPDSLRDDLARRLPEAMVPAAILVLDAFPLTASGKTDHRALPDPPAPTPSDGGAPRTDTERRVAELFARALGLAGTPGPADDFFRLGGHSLAAIEVLAGLREATGVTLGPGALFATPTVGALAGAIDAAARSAAGAGERAPPSEESIGLAPLLPLADGPEGTAPGSSAGTLYCIHPAGGIAWCYAALARELGGAVRMVGVQSPWLAPSAAAPPEPTALDDLARRYLDTVFAAHPGGPIHLLGWSVGGIIAHAMAHHMAQRGLRVGCLALLDAYPADYWHDQPDPDADAPLRALLLIAGEDPDRFGGAALDRAAVRGVLRERRHLLGSLSDEALDGVVRVVGLNNRLVRTHRHPRLEADVIHFRAALDHAGTDIDPRSWSPYVAAMESHPIPAIHPHMTGPAASARVAEVLAGRLAAGSSGVSSRGMGSRGMGSSGVSSTGAGR